The Edaphobacter sp. 12200R-103 genome contains a region encoding:
- a CDS encoding LysR family transcriptional regulator has product MELRHLRYFIAVAEEGGLLHAAERRLHTSQPSLSRQIRDLEMELGVKLLERKARGIELTAAGRVFLDHARLALMQIEVACEAARNTERPHKPGFGLGFLPGQEVTWLSGALRILREEAADVDVTITTKSSPELANALMQGEIDVALLRRETRTAGLDFKLLVKEPLVAVLPARHRLARHKAIRPEDICREDFISTARAAPVLKTVIDEYAAKVGIKLKQIFDAETLSGGMSLVASTGGFTLLPAYVQSALIPSVVARPLRGEVPTIDLVMGYNKSNTSPLLKKFLLRASELASGRSRDEDT; this is encoded by the coding sequence ATGGAGCTTCGTCATCTCCGGTATTTCATTGCGGTCGCTGAGGAAGGAGGTCTTCTGCACGCCGCAGAGCGACGGCTCCATACCTCCCAGCCGTCGTTGAGCCGCCAGATTCGTGATCTCGAGATGGAGCTAGGCGTGAAGCTGCTTGAGCGAAAAGCGCGAGGCATTGAGCTCACTGCGGCTGGACGGGTATTCCTCGATCATGCACGGCTGGCATTGATGCAGATAGAGGTTGCGTGCGAAGCCGCACGAAATACGGAGCGACCTCACAAGCCGGGTTTTGGATTGGGGTTCCTGCCGGGACAGGAAGTAACCTGGCTGTCCGGGGCACTGCGGATATTGCGCGAGGAGGCAGCCGATGTTGACGTTACGATCACCACGAAATCCTCGCCCGAACTCGCGAATGCACTGATGCAGGGCGAAATCGATGTGGCTCTGCTGAGGCGGGAGACGCGGACTGCTGGGCTGGACTTCAAACTTCTCGTCAAGGAGCCTCTGGTCGCGGTCCTGCCTGCTCGCCACCGCCTGGCTCGGCACAAGGCAATACGGCCGGAGGACATCTGCCGCGAGGACTTTATCAGCACAGCACGTGCCGCACCCGTGCTCAAAACCGTGATCGACGAGTACGCGGCGAAGGTTGGCATCAAGCTGAAGCAGATTTTCGATGCCGAAACCCTATCGGGCGGTATGTCGTTGGTGGCTTCCACCGGCGGCTTTACGCTTCTGCCTGCCTATGTGCAAAGCGCACTGATTCCTTCGGTAGTTGCGAGGCCATTGCGTGGCGAGGTCCCAACCATCGATCTCGTGATGGGATACAACAAGTCGAATACATCTCCGTTGCTCAAGAAGTTTCTTCTTCGTGCAAGCGAACTCGCATCCGGTCGATCTCGGGATGAAGACACATGA
- a CDS encoding LysR family transcriptional regulator → MRFLADLALFVEVANTRNFGRAAAALGMPASTLSRRISALERELGFHLIHRSTRTFQLTDAGQACYEQSKALVAEAMRIQEDVTGIAPRVSGRIKVGVPFDLAQTIFLPLFARYMLEHPDTSIEILSISGHPNLLTESLDLAILVSHQLRLPDSSFWSRRVGTFPRRLFASQEYLAKHKKIKDPEELAQHSCIRLVHGEALSQWELRRDREHRIVKVSGMASANSVGMTAKLSKEGVGIAVLPDFLATHPGFGDGLTSLLDDWQAVPAHVFAVTPSKMQPARVQKLVSFIKKHFETMLNDLSPARRS, encoded by the coding sequence ATGCGTTTTCTTGCAGATTTGGCGCTCTTCGTGGAGGTTGCGAACACGCGGAATTTCGGGCGCGCGGCAGCGGCGTTGGGCATGCCCGCGTCGACGCTTTCACGACGCATCAGCGCACTTGAGCGCGAATTGGGCTTCCATCTCATTCATCGCTCGACACGGACCTTCCAATTAACTGACGCGGGCCAGGCCTGCTACGAGCAGTCCAAGGCTCTCGTCGCAGAAGCCATGCGCATTCAGGAGGATGTGACGGGGATCGCCCCCAGGGTCTCCGGACGTATCAAGGTGGGCGTGCCGTTCGATTTGGCGCAGACCATCTTCCTTCCTCTTTTCGCCCGCTACATGCTCGAACATCCTGATACGTCCATCGAGATACTTTCCATTAGCGGCCATCCCAATCTTCTTACCGAAAGCCTCGATCTAGCGATCCTCGTCAGTCATCAGTTGCGTTTGCCTGATTCATCGTTCTGGTCCCGCCGGGTCGGTACCTTTCCTCGCCGCCTGTTTGCTTCTCAGGAATATCTTGCGAAGCACAAGAAGATTAAAGATCCGGAAGAGCTAGCCCAACACTCCTGTATCCGCCTCGTTCATGGGGAAGCCCTCAGCCAGTGGGAGTTGCGCCGGGATCGCGAACATCGGATCGTGAAGGTGAGTGGCATGGCCAGCGCAAATTCGGTGGGGATGACGGCAAAGCTGTCGAAGGAAGGCGTGGGCATTGCGGTTCTGCCCGACTTCCTGGCGACGCATCCCGGATTCGGGGACGGACTGACGAGTCTGCTCGACGACTGGCAGGCCGTTCCAGCCCATGTCTTTGCGGTGACGCCTTCCAAGATGCAGCCTGCTCGTGTTCAGAAGCTCGTCAGCTTCATCAAAAAGCATTTCGAAACCATGCTGAACGATCTCAGTCCTGCCCGCAGATCGTAG
- a CDS encoding NADP-dependent oxidoreductase, whose product MKALRINDYGAPLHVDEVPIPSPGPGQVLVENEFTSMNGVDPGRGLGFLRQVFPLQFPWTPGGDVAGRVAAVGEGVTVFKVGDEVFGYTREAGAYAEFVVVNAANLAHRPAAIAAEVAAGIALVSQTATQMLRLSKIKAGQTLLILGASGGVGSLAVQLARNAGVHVIATARQSKSAALQQLGVARVIDLTRERMEDIGQCDAVLNLVGGDTVVSSYARVKPGGVAVTANRPPIAEEAARLGIEAAFVETNVTTEGLNSFAILVTGGKIKPQIASIETLWSPASLWEKRESDGIGKIVFSIRS is encoded by the coding sequence ATGAAAGCACTACGCATCAATGACTATGGGGCGCCTCTTCACGTGGACGAGGTGCCGATTCCGTCTCCTGGTCCCGGACAGGTGCTGGTCGAGAACGAGTTCACGAGCATGAACGGTGTCGATCCAGGGCGCGGTCTGGGTTTTTTGCGCCAGGTCTTCCCGCTGCAGTTTCCATGGACGCCTGGAGGCGATGTAGCGGGTCGAGTGGCTGCCGTGGGTGAAGGAGTTACGGTTTTTAAAGTGGGCGATGAAGTATTTGGCTACACAAGAGAAGCCGGCGCCTATGCCGAGTTTGTGGTCGTGAATGCTGCCAACCTGGCCCACCGACCTGCGGCCATCGCAGCCGAAGTAGCGGCCGGAATCGCACTCGTAAGTCAAACCGCGACGCAGATGTTGAGGCTCTCGAAGATCAAGGCAGGGCAGACGCTGCTGATCCTAGGCGCGTCAGGGGGTGTGGGATCGCTTGCGGTGCAGCTGGCACGAAATGCCGGAGTTCATGTGATCGCCACCGCGCGTCAGAGCAAGTCCGCTGCGCTTCAGCAGTTGGGAGTGGCACGTGTGATCGACCTTACCCGGGAACGGATGGAAGATATTGGGCAATGTGACGCTGTGCTCAATCTGGTGGGAGGAGACACGGTCGTTTCTTCCTACGCACGGGTGAAGCCGGGCGGCGTTGCGGTCACGGCGAATCGACCGCCAATCGCGGAAGAGGCCGCGCGTCTGGGGATCGAAGCCGCCTTTGTTGAGACCAACGTTACAACCGAAGGGCTGAATAGCTTCGCCATTTTAGTCACTGGGGGAAAGATCAAGCCGCAGATCGCTTCTATTGAAACACTGTGGTCCCCCGCCTCACTGTGGGAGAAGCGCGAGAGCGACGGAATAGGGAAGATCGTCTTTTCGATCCGATCCTGA
- a CDS encoding 2-oxo acid dehydrogenase subunit E2 — protein sequence MPTDVLMPQMGESITEGTITKWLKKPGDPIQRDEPLFEISTDKVDAEIPSPEAGVLKEIKVAEGATVGINTVVAIIESAGGASAAAAAPAATAAPAPAQASPAASEPAAAPATPAAASEGSSTEVLMPQMGESITEGTITKWLKKVGDTVQRDEPIFEISTDKVDAEIPSPAAGTLTEIKVQEGATVGINTVVAVIGGGAGKAAAAPAPAPAATTGAPATPEAKVGSAAAGPGTEVLMPQMGESITEGTITKWLKKVGDTVQRDEPIFEISTDKVDAEIPSPAAGTLTEIKVQEGATVGINTVVAVIGGGAGQAAAALAPAATTGAPSSAPASSETMVGSASVGERGRSSPLVRKIASENNVDLSQVAGTGSAGRITKEDILGHLSGGAKPAAVAAPAAAATTGAATTPGAPSSAPTPSAPKAASPAAAQPQPGELVPMSKMRTIIAQRMVESKRTSPHVHTVFKVDMTRIVKLREKEKNKYEQRNGVKLTYMPFITRAAVVALRKHPVVNSSVKGDAILYNKNINVGIAVALEWGLIVPVIKQAEEKNFLGVTRAIIDLADRARSKKLAPDEVSGGTFTLTNSGIFGEEFGTPIINQPQVAILGIGGMTKEPVVVTDKEGNESIAIHTVQRFTLGFDHRIVDGADAGKFMTDFKQYLENWSEDIG from the coding sequence ATGCCGACTGACGTACTTATGCCGCAGATGGGAGAATCCATCACGGAAGGCACCATCACCAAGTGGCTCAAGAAGCCGGGCGATCCCATCCAGCGCGATGAGCCGCTGTTTGAGATCTCGACCGACAAGGTCGATGCCGAGATTCCTTCGCCCGAGGCCGGCGTGCTGAAAGAGATTAAGGTGGCGGAAGGCGCCACGGTCGGCATTAACACCGTCGTCGCCATCATTGAGAGCGCTGGCGGTGCTTCCGCAGCGGCTGCCGCTCCTGCCGCCACTGCGGCTCCGGCACCCGCGCAGGCGAGCCCGGCGGCATCGGAGCCTGCGGCTGCTCCGGCTACCCCTGCTGCTGCCTCCGAGGGCTCCAGCACCGAGGTTCTAATGCCGCAGATGGGCGAATCGATCACCGAGGGCACCATCACCAAGTGGCTGAAAAAAGTGGGCGATACCGTCCAGCGTGACGAACCGATCTTCGAGATCTCGACCGACAAGGTCGATGCGGAGATTCCTTCGCCTGCCGCCGGAACCCTGACCGAGATTAAGGTGCAGGAAGGCGCTACTGTCGGGATTAATACCGTGGTCGCCGTGATTGGCGGAGGCGCTGGCAAGGCTGCCGCCGCCCCGGCCCCTGCACCCGCCGCAACAACGGGTGCCCCGGCAACGCCGGAGGCTAAGGTGGGCTCGGCCGCTGCCGGACCGGGCACCGAGGTCCTGATGCCGCAGATGGGCGAATCCATCACCGAAGGCACCATCACCAAGTGGCTGAAGAAGGTGGGTGACACCGTCCAGCGTGACGAGCCGATCTTCGAGATCTCGACCGACAAGGTCGATGCGGAGATTCCTTCGCCTGCCGCCGGAACCCTGACCGAGATTAAGGTGCAGGAAGGCGCTACCGTCGGGATTAATACCGTGGTCGCCGTCATCGGCGGAGGCGCAGGTCAGGCTGCTGCCGCCCTAGCCCCTGCCGCAACTACGGGTGCCCCATCTTCGGCTCCGGCTTCATCGGAGACGATGGTGGGCTCGGCTTCTGTCGGGGAGCGCGGACGCTCGTCGCCGCTGGTTCGCAAGATCGCCTCGGAGAACAACGTGGACCTCTCGCAGGTCGCGGGAACGGGATCTGCCGGACGCATCACCAAGGAAGACATCCTCGGCCACCTGTCTGGCGGCGCGAAGCCTGCCGCCGTTGCTGCTCCTGCTGCCGCCGCAACAACGGGTGCAGCCACAACACCGGGTGCCCCATCTTCAGCGCCAACTCCATCGGCGCCTAAGGCGGCTTCTCCGGCCGCCGCTCAGCCGCAGCCCGGCGAGCTGGTCCCCATGTCGAAGATGCGCACCATCATCGCGCAGCGCATGGTCGAATCCAAGCGGACCTCGCCGCACGTCCACACCGTCTTCAAGGTCGATATGACCCGCATCGTCAAGCTGCGCGAGAAGGAGAAGAACAAGTACGAGCAGCGCAACGGCGTCAAGCTGACCTACATGCCGTTCATCACCCGCGCTGCCGTGGTCGCGCTGCGCAAGCATCCGGTGGTCAACTCCTCGGTCAAGGGCGATGCCATCCTTTACAACAAGAACATCAACGTCGGCATCGCCGTCGCGCTGGAGTGGGGCCTGATCGTCCCGGTCATCAAGCAGGCGGAGGAGAAGAACTTCCTCGGCGTAACCCGCGCCATCATCGACCTGGCCGACCGCGCCCGCTCGAAGAAGCTGGCTCCCGACGAGGTCTCCGGCGGAACCTTCACCCTGACCAACTCCGGCATCTTCGGCGAGGAGTTCGGAACGCCGATCATCAACCAGCCGCAGGTCGCCATCCTGGGCATCGGCGGTATGACGAAGGAGCCCGTGGTCGTGACGGACAAGGAAGGCAACGAATCGATCGCGATCCACACGGTTCAGCGCTTCACGCTGGGCTTCGATCACCGCATCGTCGACGGAGCCGATGCCGGCAAGTTCATGACCGACTTCAAGCAGTACCTCGAAAACTGGTCCGAAGATATCGGCTAG
- the lipB gene encoding lipoyl(octanoyl) transferase LipB encodes MSQGYIHLLELGRVPYAKGLEAQRQVVEARKSGRIGDTLLLLEHPPVLTLGRNSHRENILANDDLLAARGVELHEINRGGDVTYHGPGQLVGYPIFDLRGDLPGKKGPHLGPVDFMRLLEEVIIRVCYDFGVPAQRIAKRTGVWTIASGSVEEKKICAMGIHVSQGVTSHGFALNVTTDLRDFNLIVPCGITDRTVTSLELEAQATDDPSRQPTMENATHSTGRAFGRVFERQILAGSLDALLGVAAL; translated from the coding sequence GTGAGCCAAGGTTACATTCATCTGCTGGAGCTGGGGCGTGTACCGTATGCAAAGGGGCTGGAAGCGCAGCGGCAAGTCGTGGAGGCGCGGAAGTCTGGGCGGATTGGCGACACACTGCTGCTGCTCGAGCACCCGCCCGTGCTCACCCTCGGCCGCAACTCGCACCGCGAGAACATCCTGGCCAACGACGACCTGCTCGCAGCACGCGGCGTCGAGCTGCACGAGATCAATCGCGGCGGCGACGTCACTTATCACGGCCCCGGTCAGCTCGTCGGCTACCCCATCTTCGACCTGCGCGGCGATCTTCCCGGCAAGAAAGGTCCGCACCTTGGCCCCGTCGACTTCATGCGATTGCTGGAAGAGGTCATCATTCGCGTCTGTTACGACTTCGGTGTCCCGGCGCAGCGCATCGCAAAACGCACCGGCGTCTGGACGATCGCCTCGGGCTCCGTCGAGGAGAAGAAGATCTGCGCAATGGGCATCCATGTCTCACAGGGCGTGACCTCGCATGGCTTTGCGCTGAATGTGACGACCGACCTGAGGGACTTCAACCTGATCGTTCCCTGCGGCATCACCGACCGGACAGTCACAAGCCTCGAGCTCGAGGCCCAGGCGACGGACGATCCCTCGCGGCAGCCGACCATGGAGAATGCCACCCACTCGACCGGACGTGCGTTCGGACGCGTCTTTGAGCGCCAGATTCTTGCCGGCTCGCTCGATGCATTGCTGGGCGTTGCGGCTCTGTAG
- a CDS encoding DNA/RNA helicase domain-containing protein — MASFYLAEVEQFLHESPEFLLARLATSYAGDGYTSQYTEQTLTWQRDLEHLQKTLRSCVARTPDANRWGVVLEFEVPRKARRIDVVLLVRDVIVIIEAKTSDLSSAARQQVDTYLLLLHYFHKASANRRIVPVLVSAQGSMPDLVALSQRELYPQMPFHWIAPVMTCSWEHLAPLLLEIERHAEGQLAVEEWERSPYFPVPSIIEAALALKSGLSVGAVAQSEASEHEIESVRQTIQDYMNLAREQKHHAICFLTGVPGSGKTLVGLGLAHASENRDNPIHFMSGNGPLVMVLQHLFTQESMRQGVRAHEAKEHARTLIENVHIFARAYTDQDKGAPSNHAIIFDEAQRAWNRAQNLKKFKRDYSEPEMLLSIMERHEDWSFVVALIGGGQEINDGEAGLEEWGRALGDSKKRWTIYASPEVLTGGPSTAEQKLFTDSNADLSVVTHEHLHLRTSNRSHRAETLATWVNHVVEGDAVAASKLEVSKRFPLFLTRSLTKMREHLHAQRRGETRYGLVGSSGAARLRSEGLEPSSSFHAEYPWEHWYLAPSTDVRSSYRCEVFATEFEIQGLELDWIGLCWGGDMIWSGGEWRLRTLRHGPMSKWTEVKSPDKRKYRKNAYRVLLTRARQGMVIYVPEGSSDDATNVPEDFDRTAGFLMDCGVLPLDEVAPPQKEELIELGSFFE, encoded by the coding sequence ATGGCCTCCTTCTATCTCGCAGAAGTTGAGCAGTTCCTGCACGAGTCCCCGGAGTTCCTCTTAGCGAGGCTTGCGACCTCGTACGCCGGAGACGGATACACCTCGCAGTACACCGAACAGACACTCACGTGGCAGCGGGATTTAGAGCACCTGCAGAAGACGTTGCGGAGTTGTGTTGCTCGCACACCAGATGCAAACAGATGGGGAGTCGTCCTGGAGTTTGAGGTGCCGCGAAAGGCGCGCAGGATCGACGTAGTTCTGTTGGTTCGCGACGTAATCGTCATCATCGAGGCGAAGACGAGCGATCTTTCCTCTGCGGCCAGACAGCAGGTTGATACATACTTGCTTCTGCTTCACTACTTCCACAAAGCTTCGGCGAATCGCCGCATTGTGCCGGTATTAGTCTCGGCTCAAGGATCAATGCCCGATCTTGTTGCGTTGAGCCAGAGAGAGCTTTATCCGCAGATGCCTTTCCACTGGATCGCACCGGTCATGACCTGTTCGTGGGAGCACCTCGCTCCTTTGCTGCTGGAGATTGAACGACACGCTGAAGGCCAGTTGGCCGTGGAGGAGTGGGAGCGTAGTCCGTATTTTCCGGTGCCCAGCATCATCGAGGCGGCACTTGCGCTCAAGTCCGGCCTATCGGTGGGAGCGGTTGCGCAGTCAGAGGCTTCGGAGCATGAGATTGAGTCGGTGCGCCAGACGATCCAGGACTACATGAACCTCGCTCGCGAACAAAAGCATCATGCGATCTGCTTCCTAACGGGCGTGCCTGGATCAGGCAAGACTCTGGTCGGCCTGGGACTGGCGCACGCTTCGGAGAACCGCGATAATCCGATCCACTTTATGAGCGGAAACGGGCCGCTGGTGATGGTTCTGCAGCATCTGTTCACGCAGGAGAGCATGCGCCAGGGTGTGCGGGCGCACGAGGCCAAGGAGCATGCGAGAACGCTCATCGAAAACGTGCATATCTTTGCTCGGGCCTACACGGACCAGGACAAGGGCGCTCCCTCGAACCACGCGATCATCTTTGATGAAGCGCAGCGTGCTTGGAATCGTGCGCAGAACCTGAAGAAGTTCAAGCGCGATTATTCAGAGCCGGAGATGCTTCTCAGCATTATGGAGCGGCACGAGGACTGGTCCTTTGTTGTCGCGCTGATAGGCGGCGGGCAGGAGATCAATGACGGAGAGGCGGGTCTCGAAGAGTGGGGCCGCGCACTCGGAGACAGCAAGAAACGTTGGACCATTTATGCGTCGCCAGAGGTGTTGACAGGTGGCCCTTCGACGGCTGAGCAGAAACTCTTTACGGATTCCAATGCTGATCTTAGCGTTGTGACCCATGAGCATTTGCACTTGCGAACCTCGAATCGCAGTCATCGGGCTGAGACGTTGGCAACCTGGGTCAACCACGTCGTTGAGGGAGATGCAGTTGCGGCCTCAAAATTAGAGGTGTCGAAGCGATTCCCTCTATTTTTGACGAGGAGTCTGACCAAAATGCGAGAGCATCTGCACGCACAGCGGCGTGGAGAGACTCGCTATGGCCTGGTCGGGTCGTCGGGTGCTGCGCGGCTGCGAAGTGAGGGCCTGGAGCCGAGCTCATCCTTCCACGCGGAATATCCATGGGAGCATTGGTATCTGGCCCCCTCCACCGATGTGCGCTCCAGCTATCGTTGTGAAGTCTTTGCAACGGAGTTCGAGATTCAGGGGCTTGAGCTGGATTGGATCGGTCTTTGCTGGGGTGGAGACATGATCTGGAGCGGAGGCGAATGGCGTCTGCGGACGCTTCGCCATGGGCCCATGAGCAAGTGGACGGAGGTCAAGAGCCCGGACAAGAGAAAGTATCGAAAGAATGCTTACCGTGTGCTGCTCACTCGAGCCCGACAGGGGATGGTGATCTATGTTCCGGAGGGCTCTTCCGACGATGCGACGAATGTGCCCGAGGACTTCGACCGCACGGCAGGGTTCCTGATGGACTGTGGCGTGCTTCCGCTGGATGAAGTTGCACCTCCTCAAAAGGAAGAACTCATCGAGCTGGGATCTTTCTTCGAGTAA